Below is a genomic region from Salvelinus fontinalis isolate EN_2023a chromosome 38, ASM2944872v1, whole genome shotgun sequence.
ATTCCCCCCCTTCGCGTGAACGCGCACACACTAAATTCTTCATTGCTTCGACTTGCTTGCTAGTTTAGATTTCTGCTCTTTACTCAGTTTAGTCTACATTTCACTGATTTTAGTAGCAGAAAGCATTTTTTATTTGTGTTCTTGAAGGAAGCTGTCAATGATCACGTTAGGCTGCGTTTCATTTAAATATTTTATGGTGGTTTGATCGCGGGGGAGGCACTTgtaatgtctgcagttttcgttttggctatttgtttcaagtgtattagtCAATAAATAAATCTCTTTGCCAAAATTCGTCATCTCTCCCATTTTTTGACTAGTAGTTGTGAAATTTTTATTTATTGCCTACATGGcctatgtttaatataacacataCATTAATTGTTCATTTCGATTGCCtatcctgacgtgaagtttgttctCTAGAAAGTAATTGACTAGCCACATAATTAAGGAAATAAGGGGGGAAGGGTTTCGGCAAGGCTATTTTCTTGCCTGTCGAAATTCTCTCCCCCCATTATATCCTGGGACTGCAATGCTTGGCACACTTCATAATAATttttggtagctcatgttgaccagtagtgtgtgacagaaagtatttgactctagccacaaaattaaggaaattagaaggggaGGGAGAATTTCGGTAGGTAAAGAAAATAGCCTTGGTGAACCCCCTCCCCacttctaatttccttaattttgtggctagagtcaaatactttctgtggagggagtaaaatgtaggcaagcaataaacatttcagaacaactactattcgaataagacatgggagagatgatgaattttggcaaagagatttatttatagactaatacacttgaaacaaataaccaaaccgaaaactgcagacattactaGTGCCTCCCCCGCGATCAAGCCGACGTAATTAAAAAAGAAACGCAGCCTAACGTGATCAGAAAAATCAATTTgcaagcaagtcgcagcaatgaagaattgTGCGCGTTCACGGGAAGGGGGGTTCTCGGCACAACACCTGTACTTAGCTCCGGTGAGCTCCTTCCCAAATCAAGCACTGTTCGagttagttctgggttaaccgagaTTAATGTATCACACAGGTATTCCGAAGATTCCATATGTACCCAACGCTGGAGCTCGAAACGTCTTGTGTTTCCAACACTACAACGCAGAATAAGTAGGTGTGGCGAACTTGAAAGAAGggctgtgtgtgtcaggtgtcaTGGAAGTGTCTTTTGTCTTCTTGTTGCACAGTGAGACGCTACCTCCTTTACACACCTGAAGGATCCCACCTGAGGTTTTCATAGCAGGCTTCATGTAACTGTTTATCTGTGCAGGTGCTGCTGGGCAGACATATGGAGGACTGGCTGAGATTCTCAGTCTGTTACTGGCACTCCTTCTGTGGGACTGGTAATGAATGTTCACTAACACACATTGATTGCTTCAGGTCACTCTCATGTATACTGTACATAGACTACAGAAACATTTGTACATTTAATTCAATAAATCACTGTCTCTTTCATTAAAAAACAACCCCGATCTCATCATGGGTCTGTCACGATGACTTCATGTGATGTATTTTGTTTTCCTCCATTTGACCCACCACCAGGTGCTTAGCCTTTTCGGTTCCAGACACTACACAGACCCTGGAATGAGGGTGCTTCCCCCATGGAATGTGCCAAGAAGAGACTCCATGCAGCCTTTCAGTTCTTCACCAAACTTGGTGTGAGTGAGCTTCCACCCAAATACTGTACCTTTAAAACTTTGTATTTTAGAATGTAccgctttaaaaaaaataaagaaaccatATTGATTCATGTATATGTTCTTTTAAGGTGAAGTACTACACGTTTCATGACAGGTATTGTCACATTGTTCCTACAGTATCAAATCAATTAATCTTGGTAGTTGGTAGAGACATTGATAGAGTGGCCATTTATGCCTTAAAGAAGTAGCACCCGTCCAAGATGCTTGTTCTCTCACCCATGGTCATTGTATACTAACTGATCTATGTTACCCTCCTATCCATCCTGTTGTATAGGGACATGTCCCCTGAAGGAAGCACTCTGGAGGAATCCAACAGCAACCTGGATGAGATGACAGACCTGGCCCTGCAGCTGCAGAATAGGACTGGGGTCAAGGTGCTGTGGGTCACCTGCAATCTGTTCGCTCACTCAAGGTCAGCTTTCCTCATCAACCTTAGTCATTTTTACACTCCAAAGGTTATTTTCACACTTCAAAGTGGAAGAGATGATAATCTGTTGTAGGCTGTATAATAGAGGATATATGGTATATTATTGGCTATATGCATAATATTTATGTCTAATTGTCCAGATTTCATGATGAAGCCATCTCTTTGCTATTTGACTTGGAGCCTACATTTCTTTTTAATAAATTTTTATTTATTGCCAATACCATAGGTACATGAATGGAGCAGCGTCCAACCCTGACTGCCATGTTTTGGCCTATGCTGGGGCCCAGGTGAAGAAAGGACTGGATGTAGCCAAGAAGCTGGGAGCAGAGAACTTTGGTGAGATGAGAGAAGAAATAATATCTCATAATTAACCACCATGACTTCACTGACCCTGTCTTTGCCACCACCTAACCTGGTGCATGTATTTTTGTCTCCTTGTGCAGTCTTCTGGGGCGGCAGGGATTTTACTCGATACACAACACTGATGTTGGCACTGAACTGAAACACATGGCAAACTTTTTCAAAATGGCTGTCAGTAAGTAGctagtactgctgtgtgtgtgtaatacattGTTACCATAATACTGTACCAAATTTTAACTGTCACCTACCATTTGCAGATAATAACCTTATTGTGTATCAGAGTACAAGGAGAAGATAGGGTTGAAGTGCCAGTTCCTCATTGAACCCAAGCCTAAAGAGCCATGTAAACATCAGTACAACTATGGTAAGGCTTTTAGCTGTATAACGCAACATTAACATAATGTACACATTGTAAGGATCTACTATGTGGTTACTGTTGAACTATGGATGCCCTCGAGTCAGTTTCTGCATTACTAACCACATCTAACAATTAAGATGCTAGAAAATGTCTGATGCCTTTAATTTCCATGTTACATCGTTTGTACATGTTGCCGTTTCACCTTTTTATAGATGCAATGAGTGTCATATGCTTCCTGAAGCATTATGAACTAGACAGCCATTTCAAGCTGAACATCGAACCCAACCACACCACTCTGGCTGGGCATTCCTATGAACATGACGTCGTCATGGCCTCTGTAAGTCGCCATGTTGACTTTCACGTCTCCCAAACCGACCCCCTATTCCCTGCTCTCTACATCGATGGACTTGTGTAGGTCTGAAGAGATAGAATATGTCGAATCAATATGTTAATGCTCCACCTTGCCCTCTGATAGGGGAGTTATAATTTTCACCATATTTCTTACACCTTTCAGAAGTACATAGAGGGTAGGGCCTAGTGGTCTTTTTTGGACTGGGTGGTTGATGTCATTCCTGGTAATCTGGATGTTCCAGTCCAGTTAACCTAATAAGCCTGTTGTTCTGGTGTGTAGGTTTGGCATGCTGGGCTCTGTGGACTCCAACACGGGTTCTCCTGACCTGGGCTGGGACACAGACCAGTTCCCCATGGACATCAGGAACACCACCATGATCATGAAGGTGACATAGGAGataatgtatgcacacacacacacacaattactaaTAAAGTTATTTTATGATGATACCTATCAGAACGTCAGCAGAAAGAACATAAGAACATGCATGGTTCTATCTTCCCCAGACTGTGATAGAGCAGGGTGGTCTGCAGCCGGGGGGTCTGAACTTCGATGCTAAGGTGCGTAGGGAGTCCACGGACCTGGAGGACCTGTTCATAGCCCACGTCGGAGCCAAGGACGCCTTCGCACGCGGCCTGAGGAACGCAGTCAGGATCATAGAGGAAGGAGTTATCACCAGCATGGTCAAGGGAATGAGGCATCATTTTCATTCATTAATTCGTTCACATATTCACTTAATCACTGGGATGGTCAAGGTACTAAAACAATATATAAATTAATTTATTCATGGACttaaccttattttaccaggtatgtTGGCATTGCAAGAAAACAAAATGTACTATCTGTGCTAAAGAATGTTTATGTATTAGCTAGCTATGCTCAAACTATATCAGCTTTCCCACACAACATCACTGTCTTCTGACAGGAGCGCTACATGAGCTTCAGCCATGGGATTGGTCAGAAAGTAGAGGATGGCAGCACCTCATTGGAGGAGCTGGAGGTGAGGTCACTAGTGGAATAACAACATAgtaccatctctacagcactcatGTGTTTGTAACAACACTGTTGATTCAATGCTACCAAATCAGTATGTTAATGGCAGTTTTTGTTGTTTATTCTCAGGACTTTGTCAAGCAAAATGGGGAGCCCAAAGTCACATCAGGCAAACAGGAGAAATATGAAACCGTCTTTAACCACTACCTGTGAAGACATGTGGTGAAGACTTGTTTGACCATGACACCCCTTGTCCTGAGTGGTATAGTGTCCATCCAGACCTTTCATAATCGTATTCATACACAGTGTTATAGTTTCACGTGACTAACTATTATTACAGTTATAGTATAAAGAATTAATCAGTGGATGAGTCTTGTGAATGTGGACTATTTTAAAGCACACTCCTGTAATGTTGACATATGATTAGATTGAGGCCATCAATGGTAAAGACCAGAAATATGAATTTAATGGGAGTATAAATTATATGGCATTTCAAATATTGAATTAATTAATTGATCACTGATCGATTGGTAGTTTTTTATACTTGAGTTGAATAAAAAGAAAACCCTATTGGGTCAGTGCTTTGCATTACTATTATagttattaaaataaataaatatatatagtgttggtacTTGGCTTCTAATGTTAGAGTAACATTAAACATGTCCGTGTAGGGGTCTTGGCAAAGAGGCTTTCAAAAAAACGTTATACAATATTTAATAAGGCTGCCCAACATAAACTAGGATGCCCTCAGAAATAAAATACATGTTTGTATTGATATCCTACTTATCTACATAATCACCCCAAGGCAAGGTATGTAACACAATCCATAACAGAGTTATTTCCTATGTCTGGCAAAGAGTACTGACTGCGAACCGGTTTGGTAACTTCCTCCGTAGTGTAACATTGTAGACCGATAGACCCCTTTCCAGCATGACACACTGACAGTAAGAAAGATAACGCCATCTGCGCGCATTCAACATAGCCTACATTTACGTTTGTATTACTTATAAATAAAATAACTTTTTGGGGTTCTCATACGCTTACAACGATGTTTTGATTCTTGCTTGAACAGTCGCTAAGATTATTTGGTTGTGATCTTTGCAAAATAActattttggatgcagcagttgttagctagaatgctaacgctcgTTGACATAGGCTTTAACAAAAGCCATGTTACTGGTTGAAGgtgaagtttaaaaaaaagtataatgcagttgatttgcgatgatgacacaAGCATTATATTAAGCAAGACATTCATACAAGGCTTAAAATCCAATTATAACAAAAAAGTAGtatgaaatgcactcataagcaacatgTAAATATAGGCTTTCCCCCCTGTGTTCTATAAGAACTTCCCCTTGTTCTGCCATCAATTTACGCGCATCGCCCTCGTGTGGCAAAGTTTGCAAACACAGAAACGGGTCTATAGACACCTTTCCAGTGACATCATATCATACTATCCTCTCTCAGCCAGCGCTCCAAACCAGCAGCCGAGGATTGGCCAATGGCCTGATAGCGTGAGCTCTGCTCACCGATGTGCTGTTCCTGATTGGACGGTTCAGATACAGAGGGCCGGACACCAAACCTGCGAACCGAGGTTGTACCTATCTCATTATCATAAAATATTTAGCATCCCTTGAAACCATCTGACATGTCGGGTGGAATAATTGTCATGGTTTTGAATACTTTTCTTTTGGATTaacggatatatatatattttaaatattacTAGGCCTACGATCTGCTAAAGTAACTGAAATATAATATTTGTTATTTTTGAAATAATAATTGCTGAACTGTGATGAGATTTTATTGGGCAATTTATTCTATTCCATGATCTCGGCTACTTTTTGTTTTTGCGATTTAGTTTCAGGTTATAGGTTAGGAAACATTCTGAGCAGTGGTAATTTATTGAATGAGTTAGCCTATTCAGGTCAAGTAGCCTAGTATAATAATAGAATAAAGATGTGGACTTTTCTTGGAATTGCAAGTTTCACCTACATTTATAAGAAATGCGACGCAGTTTTGGAGTTTGCTCACAAAGAGATAATCCTGGCGGCTGTAGTGTTCTTTGCAGTGGGGATGCTGCTATCTTATGTCAGGTACCACGGACATACATTCAAGGTACCCCAAATTCTACAATTACCGCTTGAACTTGTATTATCCCTACCGGTCATCAATACATTTATACCGAAACCCTCAGCTGTCAGGCACAGGAGTGGAGAGAGCGCGTCAAAGAAGGTGAGTAATAATAACTGTACAATCTGTTGAAGAACAAAAACAAGAAATAAGCAAGATTAATACGATTATTCTCACCCGTTGGCCTACTTCATTATACACTATACACAATAAAATAGTGTCCAATTATAGTGCAAAGACACTCTTAAGTTTTTTTTAACCTTCTATGGGTAAGTACAACTGCAACCTGCCGAtctatgtatttatttaaatctCAAACAATTAATTGAATGTTCATAATTGTTTGAGATTTAGCAGAACAGCTCTAATGAAGCCTTTTTGTTATAGGAAAACCATACACATTTTCAAACACCATTGCAAAGTACCATGAACATGCCAATTTAATGATTTGaattcatttctctctctccccaccctcctcgTTTTCTCTCCAAACAGGGAGGTGGCAGGAGGAAAAGAGTGTGTTCCTCAGGCATGGAGAGTCCCCCAGCAGCAGGGGACTCTCCTGCATCTCAGGAGCCGGATGTGATCATAGTAGGGGCGGGAGTCCTGGGGTCGACCATGGCTGCGGTGCTGGCCCGGGACGGCCGGAGGGTCACTGTGATAGAGAGGGACCTGAAGGAGCCTGACAGGATAGTGGGAGAGCTGCTGCAGCCTGGTGGATACAGGGCCCTGCGAGAACTGGGAATGGAGGGTGAGTGGTCTCTGGAGCATGGACTAGAGATCTTTTAGTGTGGGGTCTACGTGGAAAAAGGTGATAGCGTGGGGCAAACGACCAATGAGCTGACTCGCAACAAGCCCTTGCATTGAATGTGCTCAACGAGCAAGGCTCACTGCAGGACCTATATAGGGCTTAAATGTTGTTTGTTTAAAGTGGGACCAAACAAACTGTAGCAAAGACACCTAAGACCctatatgccagcagcataccaccctgcataccactgctggcttgctcctgaagctaagcagggttggtcctggtcagtccctggatgggagaccagatgctgctggaagtggtgttggagggccagtaggaggcactctttcctctggtctaaaaaatatcccaatgccccagggcagtgattggggacactgccctgtgtagggtgccgtctttcggatgggacgttaaacgggtgtcctgactctctgaggtcattaaagatcccatggcacttatcgtaagagtaggggtgttaaccccggtgtcctggctaaattcccaatctggccctcaaaccatcatggtcacctaataatccccagtttacaattggctcattaatccccctcctctcccctgtaactattccccaggtcgttgctgcaaatgagaacgtgttctcagtcaacttacctggtaaaataacggtaaaataaaaaataaaaataaaaatatgtaaTGTAAAGACATTCCTTTTTGCCACAGACTAAAGACCTGAGTTTAATGAATAGTGTTTCATCACCCTTGCCTAACCCTGGGCTCTCCTCTCAGGTTCAGTGGAGGGGCTGGATGCCCACGTAGTGAACGGCTATGTGATTCATGACATTGAGAGCAGCACAGAGGTGGAGATCCCATATCCCCAGGCAGACAGCAGTATCCAGTGTGGCAGGGCCTTCCACCACGGGCGCTTTATCATGGGCCTGCGCAGAGCCGCGCTTGCTGAGCCAAAGTAAGGCTGGGAGAGAACCTTCACTATACCTGTTGGACATGTCATTACTATCACTAGGGCCACACGTTTTTTCCTGACCACATTACTTGACGAGGACCAACTCCAGGGTTTAGTTCTTATGGGCTGATTGTTTTTCCTGGTCTGGTCATGTGTTCAGAAGAACCTGTCTATTAATACCGTCACTATAACTACTGTTTCTTAATAACTGGTACTTTGCTCTCCCCTAGTGTTACGTTCATAGAAGGCACCGTGTCCAGCCTGGAGGAAGAGGATGGCTGTGTGACAGGAGTGCAGTACAGGGACAAGGAGACAGGAGACACAAAGGTCAACTCTAAGCTAGCGATGCAGTTTATACTCTGGTACTCTCCAGATAGCCGTTGCTGTGTAAAATAGCCCCATGGTGATACTTACAATTACACTTGACAGTATTTACACCTATTGATTAGCAATTCACCAGGATCCATTGATAAGACAAGCAGTGTAACAGATGTGTTTTTAACTGATGTAATTGTGTTAACCTGTCCCATAGGAGGTCCATGCAGCAGTAACTGTAGTAGCTGACGGCTGTTTCTCAAAGTTCAGGAAGAGCCTGGTAGCTGGGAAGGCCCAGACCTCCTCTCACTTTGTTGGATGTATCATGAAGGTTTGTTCAAGTAttatgttgaatgaatgaatgagcaAATCAATGAATCGACCGACCAACCAACATATGCCATTTAGAAGACACTTtttaatattttataaatatatttttcttctccccaatttcgtggtatccaattggtagttattcttgtttcatcgctgcaactcccatactgactcgggagaggtgaaggtcgagaggcATGCGTCCACCGAAACACgatccaaccaagccgcactgcttcttgacacaatgtccgctgtcatgacgttgccctctttgggtacagcgagcaccacccccctctctctgtctcctacaatcaggctgctgtggtcagagaggtcgtaaattcctggaggggattatctcctcatggccacagtatagagagagtgagttttcatAGAGAGACCAAAGGAATTTATCTACATAATCAAttatgttctggagaaggtataaaagatcggtgaagaatccagctacgaactggtccgtttggtacaattttgtgaaactcatgggagacaatgcggccacattaccataacgctgtttatacaatagcctcagatatgagtgaggatgatactgtttgtgaaattgtgtaatgtgattttcgACTGTTTAATGAAgtaaactccaattccctttggagtttaactaaatcagaggatcGCCCATGAGCACAGTTATGGTCTTGCGTCCTGGGACAGACCCttttctgctcttccgaataaaacccccacccTGGTTTTCTATCActagaccagcttacctcgataacgagaggcccaaggtttgagaggagaccgagcttacctcaattacgagatggctaaaggttgcagaccagcttaccacgagagggccaaggtttgagtagatggctgaatcttttgaaccataccacgtggttaaactcttagactattgATAACGACAgtataagaacaagtctttgatattaattactagtctgcagctaggaattcggtatcattgaacgtgaAGAccaacaaccgccgaaacatctattctataacgacatgaatgaatgtcactctgaactatccattctaaccacgacagagagaggACGGAaagactctccaacagaaacaaacttttcaacagagatcccgacgacacactgagcgtaaatatatatattgattgcaattgttcccgattgagtgagcgttcatgtgcaaaggattagcatttcaattgttataattatcactcTGTTTAataagccgccatgccggtttagcccactagggcacattctcctatcatttccttgtaaacatatctactgtttgttatgcatttctgtgagtacttagttagtaaataaatgattttaaGACAATTATGGATGACTCATAGGGAAGACtgtgttcgtgcagataaccaacaatttacaacgtttggaatgagactaacgtgaggtaaataataattcattaattcgaagactatttgatcagatattaaaatatctgaaagttatattaggaaaattataactttgtaatctgaatattttccttggtgccccaacttcctagttaattacagttacatgattaatcgcgtaataataattacagagttatttgataaataagtcttcagttttaatgatgccaaagacacgacactgctTAAGTCGGAAGCCAGCCAcatcaatgtgttggaggaagcCGACTGTGTCAGCGCTCGgtcgccacaggagttgctacagCGCGATGGAAGATCCTTGCCGGCCAAACCGTCCCgggcgacactgggccaattgtgcgctgccccatgtgtctcccggttgcggccggctgcgacagagcctggactcgaaccaggaagcttagtgacacagctagcactgcgatgcagtgccttagaccactgtgccacttgggaggctAGCAGACATGTtttaccaaccaaccaaccaaacaaACAATTTATAAAACGCAGTCAGACTAATGTATTTCCTTTCTGTCCTCTCTGGTCGTGGTCAGAACTCTCCCCAGTTCAAACCCCACCATGCTGAGCTGGTCCTGGCtaaccccagccctgtcctcatcTACCAGATCTCCTCCTCAGACACCAGGGTGCTGGTGGACATCAGGGGAGAGATGCCCAGGAACCTCACTGAGTACATGGCTGAGAAAATACACCCACAACTACCAGGTAAGGAATTTAGGGTATACAGTATAGAGATTTAAACAGCATAGCTTTCCCATGTGTTCAACATCCTTTACATtgtatggagggatggaaggatggccTCAGGCCTCGTGAGACTTAAGGGCAAACTAACCATATCCACCACCAATGTAAAGCACCCACGTGAATATGTACTTGAGAGCTTCAACACACGAAGAGTAAAATACGGCATTATAGGTTGACATTCACTCTGTGTTGATTTAAATTCTTTATCCACCCATCTTTGTGGTGATGAAtgtgtgacctctgacctgactctgtctcttctctaGAACACCTAAAGGAGCCGTTCATGGTGGCTCTGCAGAATGACCGGCTGAGGTCTATGCCAGCAAGCTTCCTGCCTCCGTCCCCAGTCAACAAGCCAGGTAGGACACTAGTACTGACCACAGTGTTGGGCTGTGTCCCTAAGGGCAaatggaatagggtcccatttggaacGCATACTTGGAGAGTTTAATGTTGGCTGTGGGGAGTCTATCACACCATTATAGCATGGTAGATCAATGTTTTATATTAAACCAGCAATAAACCTTTAAACCCTCAAAATAAATATTAGACCAGCTGCATTGCTCCATTTGTTATGATCATTAACAGTATATTATTTTATCTTTAGGTAAGTAGATTGAAAGCCTGACCAGATAAGATGTTTTGCTGAAAAAGATGGTCCCTCTAGCAGTGTAAATGTGTAAGGTTAGTGAGGTGTGGACTGGGGCTAACATGGGCCATTGTCCTGTTCCAGGTGTGCTCCTGCTGGGTGACGCCTACAACATGAGACACCCTCTGACCGGAGGAGGGATGAGTGTGGCCCTCAACGACGTCCTGATCTGGAGGAGCCTGATGAAGAACATCCCTGACCTGTACGACAACACAGCCATGCTCCAGGTAAACTCACATCCCTAATCTCATCCCCCTTTCTTATGATTATTACATTTtggtccagagtgacttacagtcagtaTTATGTTAATGATTGGACAGTGGGTATTACAGAGAAGGGATAGGCAGTAGATGGGTTCAGATAGAATGGCCGACAAGAGGGATATCTAGTCCTGAGTCAGCTTCCACCAGACCAGACTCCGCCACACACATTATCACTGTCTGAATGGCCTTGGTTGGAATGTGTATTGTTGTTTTGTGGAATGTGGGTCCATATTACATTGCAATCACTTGCTACCACAGAACGTTAGGGAGTTTTATATGTGGCACAGGGCATATTGTTTCTGTAATCCACAGTGTTGTAGTAGTCAAAGGAGTAGTTACAGAGCAATATTAGGATATATTGTATAAGGCTGAAATtgaaaacatgttattttttTCATAATAGGCAAAGAAAAAATTCCACTGGGTACGCAAGTCATCACATTCCTTTGTGGTGAATGTGTTGGCTCAAGCCCTGTACGAGTTGTTTGCTGCAACAGACAGTGAgtctccttctctgtcctttTTACTATCCCCTGCCAACACATGATGAATAGAATAAGGTCATACGTGGTTATGCCAAGTCTTTTGGTGCATTATAACATTATAATGCACTATACCTGTAGGCTTTAATTACATTGTTACCAATGTCTCCACTTCAATCGTTTGTTTTCTAACGGTCCAGTACTCAGTAGATGTCCGTATACCGCAAATTactgacactaaacacttagcTAGGCCGATTATAGCAAacatccccttcatctacactgattgaagtggatttaacaagtgacatcagtaaggatCATAGTTTTTACCTGGATTCATTTAGGAGATATTCAGCATAAATAATTTCTGCTGAAATCATTTTTAGTGTTAATCTGTGGATTTTACCAGCAGGGTACTACACTGAGATATACTGTATCATTTAGCTTAACCTCCTTCATGACTGACATGCATATTCATATGAGCTGTTTGGTGTTTGTGTCTTTCAGATTCTCTCCACCAGCTGAGAAAGGCATGCTTCCTTTACTTCAAGCTGGGTGGGGAGTGCGTCAACGGTCCCATTGGTCTTCTCTCAGTGTGAGTCTCACTAATGTGTTCGACACACTTCAAAACTCTTACAGTTGATCCTTGACTGTGTATGTCAATGCAATATTCCCCATTCAAAAAATATGTATGTTAAATattcagtgtacaaaacattaggaacacattcctattattgagttgcacccccttttgtcctcagaacagcctcaattcgtcggggcatggactctacaatgtgtcgaatgcattccacagggatgctggcccatgttgactccaatgcttcccacagttgtgcgaagttggctggatgtcctttgggtggtggaccattcttgataaacacgggaaactgttgagcgtgaaaaacctagcagcgttgcaatacacactcaaaccggtgcacctggcacgtactaccatacccgttcaaaggcactta
It encodes:
- the LOC129837594 gene encoding squalene monooxygenase-like, whose amino-acid sequence is MWTFLGIASFTYIYKKCDAVLEFAHKEIILAAVVFFAVGMLLSYVRYHGHTFKVPQILQLPLELVLSLPVINTFIPKPSAVRHRSGESASKKGGGRRKRVCSSGMESPPAAGDSPASQEPDVIIVGAGVLGSTMAAVLARDGRRVTVIERDLKEPDRIVGELLQPGGYRALRELGMEGSVEGLDAHVVNGYVIHDIESSTEVEIPYPQADSSIQCGRAFHHGRFIMGLRRAALAEPNVTFIEGTVSSLEEEDGCVTGVQYRDKETGDTKEVHAAVTVVADGCFSKFRKSLVAGKAQTSSHFVGCIMKNSPQFKPHHAELVLANPSPVLIYQISSSDTRVLVDIRGEMPRNLTEYMAEKIHPQLPEHLKEPFMVALQNDRLRSMPASFLPPSPVNKPGVLLLGDAYNMRHPLTGGGMSVALNDVLIWRSLMKNIPDLYDNTAMLQAKKKFHWVRKSSHSFVVNVLAQALYELFAATDNSLHQLRKACFLYFKLGGECVNGPIGLLSVLTPRPMTLIGHFFAVALYAIYYSFKSESWFTKPRALFTSGAILYRACTVMFPLIYSEFKYLVY